The Candidatus Thermoplasmatota archaeon genomic interval CGTCCGCCGCGCGCGCGACGCGGACCACACGGTGGACCTCTACGCCCCGAACGCCCAGAAGGTGCACATCCAGCGCCCGAACGTCGCCTTCGCCTGGCGCGCCGCGGCGATGCCCGGCGCGTGGTCGCTCGAGATCCCGCGATGGGTCACGACCGAGACGGGCGCCAAGGCCGAGCACGGCGCCGACAGCGTCATCGGCGTCTTCGCGGGCGTGCCGCTCGACACTTGAGGCTCAGAGGAGCCCGCGCCCCCGCTTCGCGGCGGCCCACCCGTGCACGAACTCCATCTGCCCGGTGCGGCGCATGAGCGACTCGCTCCCGCGCACGCGCCGCCAGAAGTGCAGGAGCGCGTCGCTTGCGCTCCACCCGCGCTCGACGAGCGCGCACGCGACGGCTGTGCCTGTGCGGCCCCAGCCGGCCTTGCAGTGCACGACGACGGGCGCGTCGCCGAGCGTCGCGAGCTCGTCCACGAGGCGCGCCATCTGCGGGCGCGTGGGAGGCGCGTTGTCGGTCCAGAAGTGCGGGGACCACGCGAGCCCCGCGCCCGCGACGAGCGCGGGGTCGACCTCCTCCTCGAGGCTCACGACGCGCCGGATGCCCGCGCGCCGGTAGGCCTCAACGTGCGCGCGCGTCTGGGGGATCGGCGACCGCCAGAGGTTGCCCTCGACGTGCACGAGGCCGCCGAGGTCGTCGAACCACATCGGAGGGGCGAGGGCCCTCCTATATCATGAGCCGCATGTGACCGGGCGGTCTGTGAAATCATGGCGAGGATTTATATGTCAACAAATTCATCGTTTTTCGATGTCCGAGGGGCGCTCGCGAATCGTCTTGGTCTTGATGGCTTTGGCTGCCCCCCCCTGCTTCAAAGCGTGACGGCCGACGGTGTTCAAGGTTGCTTCGAGCGGACGGTTCTTTCATCGTCCCAGCGAAGTGAGCGCGACGTCAGTTTCGGTCCCGTTTCCGTGGCCTGCGACGCCATGTGGGAGCAGGCGGACCAGATGATTGCTGCCGGGTCTGAGTTGTTCTGGATTCACTATCCCCATTGCACTGCTGAAACTTGCCTCGTGGGTATCAACCTCGATGGTTGGCAAGTCGCCCCGTATGACGAGGCGTTCTTTTTCCAGGATACCAAGGGTCAATGCCTGGAAAATAATAGAT includes:
- a CDS encoding protein-tyrosine phosphatase family protein, with protein sequence MWFDDLGGLVHVEGNLWRSPIPQTRAHVEAYRRAGIRRVVSLEEEVDPALVAGAGLAWSPHFWTDNAPPTRPQMARLVDELATLGDAPVVVHCKAGWGRTGTAVACALVERGWSASDALLHFWRRVRGSESLMRRTGQMEFVHGWAAAKRGRGLL